Genomic window (Pristiophorus japonicus isolate sPriJap1 chromosome 9, sPriJap1.hap1, whole genome shotgun sequence):
CTCCTTGCGCTGATTATGTTTTATCATCTCGCTCAAACGTCCcaaaatgttgctttcttttccatcacctctagggttattagccaagtttgcatcaagcaaatcgtgatctcaccagtaacagcactttcccgactgttatccacgaggctgcttctgacattttcttctgcgtaaatgttaaccacgtaagtaactgaaaatcttaatttctacagcaacaacaaacacttgcatttatgacagatacagagtgaatcccacactcactcactgtaccactgactgtcagatacagtatgaatcccacactcactgtaccactgacaGATATGGTTTATATAATGTACTAATAGCTCGTCTCTACTCAAATATTTCTGAATCGCATTCGTCCAATATAATGTGCAAAACTATTTTCTGTTGGAGTCAtctctgatctgtaaatttcacaaatatagaataaaacccactctctcataccagaaactaacaggtacagaggaaacacatactcgcttaccccagaatgagagatgcagaatgaatcccacattcacattgcacaaaactgacatataaaggttaaaaatccacactcagatatcagaaactgacaccccacacatctaccacaaactgacggtacagaaaaaaaaacacaatcacatcccagaaactgacaggtacatattaattcctacactcacacagcagaaactgacaagtacagaataaaacccacattcacaaagcagaaactgacaggtacagaatacaatcaacacccagattccagaaactgacaggtacagaattaaTCCACACTGAGATACCAGAAAGTGACTGGTACAGATTAAAATCACAGTCACATATCAAAAACTGACAGGTACCGATTCAACCTCATACTCTCATACCGGAATCTGACAGGTACTGAATAAAATCCATACTCCAATCCGAAaaactgacatactggtcaatatccactcacataccagaagctgatGATATAGGTTAAAGtacacactcacataacagaaactgacaggtacagataaaGATTCgcttagataccagaaactgacagatacagaataaaacctacactcacatcaaaacttgacaggtacagaataaatcccacattcacaaagcagaaactgacaggtactgtatgaaacccacacccacgtatctgagcaataatatgcaagtaaaacccatactCGCCAATTGGAAACTGacagggaaacacacacacacacaaaccagagACTGATGGAACGAGTAGAACAGTTTAGGCACCCTTTCTCCAGTATCAGGCTCACACAATCGTTTTttcaatgtggcccatttaattcgtgataaaagcaacttgtgaaacaatcccatttttgctaatttaatttgtgacaaaaagatggtctgagcatgcacTAAATgcatgctgctcctcccctccacacacagtgtttAAACTGACAGGAAGGGCCCATGCGAGCTCCCCTCCTCCAGCTCTGTCGGTGGCTGctgtttcctctgtgctgggctgatgatcgttgaacacatcagggagcggagatatcctggGCCCGagcaagggagcaaacagcagcctccttacagcagctcatcacattgggGCTGTGTCCGCAGAcgggctttgagtcggggtaagttcagcggcagtcgggggctgtctgtaagaggcagagtggagtaggaactagttctggaacatggagtgagtgggggaagggggagcccattctcgggctgtgtgtgtacggtgtaaggtaacagagaaagtaaatcacctcgctctttcaaatcagtgctgctttctttccccaaatcagtagtgaatgttcctgattcagttccaatctcacagtgtctgttgttcttggacattgaacagtggaaacacagcctgagagtgaggatgtgaggagtgtcacaaagtgcatctattgcaggcaccagaagaGGACTGTGATaggagacatttcaaaaatgggttattttgtttcggtgcgttgaattcttcagaaccatgttgctggtgatcgagcgaTGCATTGTCGCCCCCTCAGATACATCAGCATTTGGtaactgtgacattctgttaatgatacaggctgttaactctgtttcaatagactgagaacaattgttgtatagcccaggtacctgtggttatattccaggaagaAATTCAGAATTTTACATGTAGTCCCATGGAAGCAGGAGAGATCAACCTGAACTGTGCCAatcgggtgatcccattcatggaccagtgctgggtttgggttgtgtctggatgctgataacttactatagaatcgtcctacacacctggtgtggtgaatctgagtgtcgctgtactgcagtgagatcagacaaggaCACTATTTGTATCGcagattcctctctccagatactttactttattaaacACAAACACATgaattataactttatttttataactctccattggctgtccatatcataactaatagtgttttcctattattattctcagagcaaaatacttcaccaagccagaataaatttgatctttcctcaacccggaacacaaggaacagtgcaggcagctccttctcacacacagtaagtacattatcactcagaacgcagagacacagaactgacctcaatcatattgtcataggtagcagaagctgtcagtcccacagtgatccaaatTTCCAGAATTatattatgaatcccacagtcacttggagcagtacaataatgtgttgtttcaaagtccaatcatatctcattgaaaggcagatccaatttcactcccttactcacacacacgaacagatagacactgacagtGTCAATTCACACTCGTGTCTGTACAAtgactctcaaacccaacagctaacatacaagagcagagaaactgAGGTAATGGACTGAAtcaaacctcctcctgagacagtcATCGATAATCGCAAACTATCATCCGCCTACAGCAGGTGAGACGGAACCaaatccaacactcacacagagcaagaatagctcagtacaagagactgtcaattacataatcaatcccacactctcacacaccaccagtctaacagatacataatcaatcccacagtcacacatcaccagtctaacagatacataatcagtcccacactctcacacatcaccagtctaacagatacataatcagtcccacactctcacacatcaccagtctaacagatacataatcaatccctcactctcacacatcaccagtctaacagatacataatcaatccctcactctcaaacagtaccagagactgagagaaacaatgattcatacactcagacacattgaAAAAAAATCACAATCTGTCATTCAATCATTTCCAGTacctgagattgactgactgactgacagtgaaACCCACACTCCCGTACCAGGCActtacagctacagacaaatactcacactcacataccagagacagatagttagAGAGTGAACTCCACAGTCAcgcaccagaaactgacaggtacagaaaaaaaacacttttgcattccagagactgatagatagagtaatacccacactcacattccagagactgatagatacagagtaatacccacactcacattccagagactgacaaaTACAGACTAAAAACCACACTCCTGTAACAGAATCTTacaggtactgattaaaacccttactcaaatatcagaaaccgatagatacagaatgaaacctacACTCACTTCTCAGAGacggacagatacagaataaaacacatatCAGAGAGTGACAGAGCAAAATCAACACTCACCTGAAAGTGACTGACTGATTCAATGTCAAACCCACAATACCACAGCTGTACCAGACACTTAAAGGCACAGAATGAAATCAACATTCATATAATAGCAACTGACGGGTACAGAAAACATACACACATTAACATACCAGTGACAGACAAGTAGAATGTCATAACAGAAACTGTGACATATAGAACATAACCCCACTCataacagaaacagacaggtacagctaaaaagtgccacactcacacacaagagactgacaggtacagagtgaaatccacattcacacacttgaataaaacacacgtttgcataacagaaactgacaggagGAAAACCCACatacacataccatagactgacattcacagaataatacccacactcagataccatagactgatggataCAGAGTAAACCCCATACTCACACCAAAGACTAATAGATAGAGTGAAGATCACACTCTCATCCCAGAGAATGACCActgtagagtaaaatccacacacACAAAAAAGTGAGTGACAGATCAAGAATAAAACctgcactcacatcccagagagtaAAAGATAGACAAAAATACACAATCATGTTACCGAGATTGATACATACAGATAATACCCAAatacatataccagaaactgacagatacagagaaaaACCACACTCAAATCTCAGAGACTGACAGATAAAGaataaaactcacacacacatcctcgaGAGTGATAGATACAGACTTAAATATGCACTCCCTTACCAGAAACTGGGAGTTATTGCACTGATTGAACACTTACTCATGTAACACAAGCTGACAGGTACAGTGAAAAACCCCACACTCCCATtcctgaaactgacaggtacagcgctaaaacccacattcacatcagAGAAACTGAAAGTTGCAGAATGAAGCcccactcaaataccagaaacagacagatacagacaaaagcccacattacctgaaactgaccgagagtaaaacccacactcgcctaccagagattgaaatttacagATACAATCCACACATACCAGAGACTATAAAAGGTAGAGAGTgaaagccacacacacacacaccagtaactGACGGATACAGATcacaacccacactcacatatcaaacaCTGACAAATAAAGAGTAAAACCGCACTCACAAAGAAAATCAACACTCAAATACCAAAAATTGAAAGTCCCGGAGGAAAACCCACAATCACAGAGTAGAAACAGACATGAACAGAGTAAAATGcacactcacatttcagaaaccgatgggtacagaatacagctcgcattcacataacagaaactgactggAATAGAGGAATCGCAAactaacataccagagactgacgagtagagtgaaatccacacacacacaccaaaaactgttacatacagagtaaaattcacactcatataccagagaatgaaagatacagaatgaaacccacactcacttaccagtaattgacaggtacagagtgaaaaCCTCTCTTCCAGACCATAAACTTACAGGTATAAAGGAAAAGCCACACTTGCTAACCAGAGActaacagatacagaataaatactacaatcactggtgggcgtagtctataggcccactaacagtagctacactattggatggagtataaattaagaaataatggaggcttgtaaaaaaggaacaggaataatcatgggcaattttaatcttcatattgtttgaacaaatcaaattggccaaggtagccttgaggaagaattcatagtgtgtatccgggataatttccttgaacagtactttgcggaaccaaccagggagcaggctatcttagatctggtactgtgtaatgagaacataagaaataggagcacgccatttggcccctcgagcctgctctgccatttagtaagaacgtggctggtccgatcatggactcacctccacttccctgtccactccccataatcctttattcccttaacgctcaaaagtctgtctattttcaccttaagtatatttaatggcccagccaccacagctctctgggacagagaattccacagatttacaaccacctgagagaataaattcctctcatctcagttttgaatgggtgaccccttattctgaaactacatcccctagttctagtttccccctatgagtggaaatatcctcattgcatctaccttgtcgagccccctcattatcttttatgtttcaataagaccgcctctcattcttctgaattccaatgagtataggcccaacctactcaacctatcttcataatcaaccccctcatctccggaatcaacctagtgaaccttctctgaactgcctccaatgcaagtatatccttccttaaatacagaggttaaaactgtatgcaatactctaggtgtgacctcaccaataccctgtacagttgtagcaggacttctctgcttttatacttcaacccccttgcaataaaggtcaacattccatttgccttcctgattacttgctgtacctgcacactaactttttgtgtttcatgcacaagtacccccaggtccctctacactgcagcactttgcaatttttctccatttaaataataatttgcttttttattttttctgccaaagttgacaacctcacattttcccattatTATAttcgggacggactccacttggaatgtactggggctagggtcctggcgaaccgaataactgaggctgcagagagagctttaactaatcagtcggggggagggggtgggggcagggcacGGCGGGggcagggttcaggtgagcagaaatctaAAAGCTTAAaggacaaggtgaaggcaatagagcaggctaGCATTGAGGGAAACGAAAAGCAAAGCGTGacgggaagggacagaatctataaacataagagtgtatccggAAACTGGAGCCGTAGCAGgagcaaaaccatgctgactctgcttgactgaattatgcttttccaaatgtcctgcaacagatgttaggcgaactggtcttgtgacactgttgtgaagcgccttgggacgttgtactatgttaaagctgctatataaataaaaattattattaacaAAAGGAAAGCTGCAGGTTTGTGCGTCACCATCACGATTCATCGAGGCGTAGAGTGCATGGATGGCCATCTTTGCAGAGCAACAAAGTGTGGGCGTGGCTACAGGGtcctactgaacccagccagagtcagcaccttcaagggaggagaggggaaccagtgagtgtagaactaaacccagccagagtccgtaccttcaggggaggagacgggaaccagtgagtgtagaactgaacctagacaAAGTagatggtgaaaactgggagcggaggacatGTTGttttcagacgtgcgatgtgtttgaatttcaggacagggaggaCAGACAGTgtatgggacagggatttacagctttggaggaacgagagaggaaagaatgttccatggaatctagaattgtctgttctgagttTGTGTCTGGTAATTGCAgtcatgatttttgtaaactccttttgcagggtataagaagggcaggatttgcagttgggaaaatcaaaccaaacagcacgtcaagatctgacagaataaCACGATTCCTCCGGACCTGAATGTCATCggcctttgactgtggaaggagaaatgtttgcctgttctgtctgtgggaaaagatttcaaacatcactgtgagtggaaaagcaccgagacacacacacacctgagtgagagtgttccagtgcaatgCCTGTTGAAAGagttttaaccagttacacagcctgaaaaaacatcacaccattcacagcggggagaaactgtacacgtgttgtgtgtggacgaggcttcaactgatcatccaacctgcagagacacatggacacccgcaccatggagaaactgtgggaatgtggggactgtgggaagagatttaaTTACCCGTCAGAGCTGGAAAAacatcggcgcagtcacactgcgaagaggctgttcatctgctccgtgtgtggggatcGATTCACTCAGTCAAGCCACCTGAtgggacaccagcgaattcacaccggggagaggccgtacaCTTGcaccgtgtgtggggagggattcacttgttattccaaccttctaactcaccagcgagttcacactgggaacaggctgttcacctgctctgaatgtggggaggaattcacttgttcatccaatcttctaactcaccagcgagttcactctgggaaAAGGCcggtcacctgctccgtgtgtggggagggattcgctcggtcatcccatctgctgacacaccagcgagttcacactagggagaagccgttcacctgctctgagtgtgggaagggattcactgagtcatcccagctgctgatacaccagcgagttcacactggggaaaggccgttcacctgctcagtgtgtgggaagggatacgttcggtcatccaacctggtaagacatcagcgagttcacaagtgactgcagggtttggattctgctgttaccccagactgaatcgtgtccattctgacagttggggtttctttctgctgatagtGATTTCCCCctctaactggactggagtttaatattctggatatttgaccaattaatcaacgggaaaagggtcagataaaaataattctaatttgtgtttgcatccatacttaaCTCTTTAAAGGGAttcttcaaatactgaaagctgcaTCAAATGGAGCTAAATGTTGTTaacaattgataataaaatgaattgaatctgcaggttgattttggatTTCTCTGGGAGGGAGCCGGACgtgatgtgccttgaaataccgccggtATCCAGTAGATGATGCGGTCCCTCCTATTAACTCCAACTGAGAGGAGCGTGACTGCCCCCTAGAGCAGGAGGAAtaagggcagctcagggtcaggcactaaaaatactgcaccccacagggacatcactcagtgccccctccctggggcagctcagggtcagacactgaaaatactgcaccccacaggaacatcactcagtgccccctccctggggcagctcagggtcagacactgaaaatactgcatcccacagggacatcacacactgccccctccctggggcagatcagagGCAGAACATGGAATGGAAAGGGGAGGTTCCAGTTGTTGTggaccatgtaggaaccaatgacctaggtagtactaggaatgaggttctgctgaaagagatgGAGGTGTTGGGATTCAAATGAAAAagctgaacctcaaaggtaataatctctggattgttacctgagccccacaccaattattacagggataagcagattagaacagtaaatgcatggctcaaagagtggtgtgggaggcaggggtttttctTTACaggcactggcaccagcactgggcaaagagggagctgttcccttgCCATGGGTTCCACTTGAGctgggcaggaaccagtgtcctggcgaatcgaataactagggcagtaaacagggctttaaactattgAAGGCTGGGTGGCGAGATCCaggaaagtacagcacggtttagatagagagaaaaagcaacaagagacatgtcaaggctctagagcagagttttgggtaaaaataagcagagtgggtgaggaagggatagagagagtaacaaaggtaatcgggcattactgactaaggaaaaatagaaaaaagccaaaGCTAAAGGCACGATATCTGAGCGCATGAAGTATTCACaagaaaatagatgaattaatagtgcagatagaaattaataggtttaatcTGATAACCATTATGGagctgtggttgcaaagtgaccacggttgagaactaaatattccgggatacataacttttagaagagatagcaaaattgaaaaggagaagtggtagccctaataataaaggatgggataaagaatactgtcttagctcggaaaatcaagaaatagGATCAGTTTGGGTGTGGCTTAGAAACagcaagggcagaaaacattggtgggagttgtttataggcccccaaaccatAGTGGTAAtgtaaggcactgtataaatcaggaaattagaggtgcacgaaacaaaggtaatacaataattatgggggactttaatctgcatatagactgggcaaaccaaatttgcagtaatagtgtggaggacgaattaatggaaggtatacaagatggttttctagatcagtattttgaggaaccaatgagagaacaggctatttttgatctagtagtgtgcaataagaaagggttaattaataatgtaggaaagtggcccttggggaagagtagccATAACATGATAAAATTTTgcattaaatttgaaagtgatttagttaaacaaaggaaactgtgtaggtatgaggggagagttggctaagtagattgggaaactatatcaaaaggtatgatggtagaaaaggaatggctagcatttaaagaattaagttataatttacaacaaacatacattcatttaaggtacaaaaaccccacaggaatagttatccaaccgtggccaacaagagaagttaaatatagtattaaatgaaaggaagatgcttataatgttgccaaaaagagcagtaagcctgggaagattttagaattcagcaaaggaggaccaagaaattgataaagaaacggaaactagaatatgagagtaaactatcgagagacaaaataacagactgcaaaagcttctatatgaaaaggtatgtgaaaaggaaaatattagcaaaagtaaatgtgggtcccctacaggctgagacaggagaaattataatggggaacaaggaaatggcagagaaattaaatgcatactttgtgtctgtcttaatGGAAGAAAGCACAAAAAATTTGCCAGCACTACTGGAGAACCAGGGTCcagtgagaatgaagaactgaaagaaattagtattagtaaagaaaaatggtactggagaaaataatgagactgaaagccaataaatcattTGGACCTGATGGCCCACATCCGAGGGTATTGAAAAAGttagctatagaaatagtggatgcattggttatcaccttccaaaattccatagattctacaatGGTTCCCGTGGTTTagaaggtggcaaatgtaactggactatttaagaaaggagggagaaagaaaacagggaactacaaagcagttagcctgacctcagtagtagggaaaatgctcaattctattataaggatgtggtaacaggcactcagagaaaaataataagattgggcagagtcaacactgctttatgaaagggaaattatgtttgacaaatctgttgagacttttttgaggttgtaactagcagaatatttaaggaggaatcagtggatgtggtgtatttagattttcagaaggcattcgataaggtgtcacacgaggttattgaacaaaattaggactcaagggattgggggttaatatactagcatggattgaggattggttaatggacagaaaacagagtaggaataaacggttcattttcaggttggcaggctgtaactggtcggGTACTCCAAGgatggtgcttgggcctcagctattcacaatatatatcagtgatttggatgagggggccaaatgtTATACAGTTGGACGTCTCTGGTCCGgcatccttgggacctgaccggtgccggatcaGAGCATTTTCCGGTACTCGGGAGGTCAGCTGCTGACAGCGACCCGGACATGTTCTGTGCATGCATGGGGAGAGAAGCTGCGAGATAGGGAGAGAGCTCAGCCACGgagccgagagagagacagaaccacCACCCACGCCGGGACTGATGCTGGACCAAGGATGTTTCCAGACGAAAGAGACCCAGACTGGAGAGTACAACCTGTATATCtacatttgctaatgatacaaagctaggtgggaatgcaatttgtgaggagggtacaaagaggcttcaaggggatgtcgacaggctaagttagtgggcaagaacatgacaaatggaatatagtggagaaatatgaagatatccagtttggtgggaaaaatagaaaagcagagtattttttaaaaggaGAGGGACCTGGGTACAAAAATCACAAATTTAACATCAATTAACAAGCaatcaattaagagagcaaattgtatgttggcctttattacaagatgattaaAGTATAAGAGGAAAGgcttcttactgcagttatatagggccctggtgagaccacacctggagtattgtgtacagttttgatctctttacctaaagatggatatacttgccatagaaggggtgcaatgaaggttcatcagactgtttCTGGGATGGGAGTGATTGTCCtatcagagattgagtagactaggcctacattctctacagtttagaagaatgagaggtgattgcattgaaaccagcaaaattcttacagggtttgataggataattgcaggaaggatgtttccccaggctagggagtctagaaccaggtgtcttagtctcagaacaagggtatgcaatttaggactgaggtgaggagaaatttctttgctcagaaggtggtgaatctttggaatattctctccgagggctgtggatgttcagaagttatgtatattcaagacagacatcaatatatttttggatattaagggaatcgagggatatggtgatagtgcagaaaaatgaagttgaggtagaagatcagccatgatctcattgaaggctcaaggggtcaaagggcctactcctgttcctatttattatcttATGATGACAGTAAGTAACAGGATAGGTAAAGCCAAACTGCAGGTGTACAGATACAACCCAGGGGTCAGTCTGCCCAGTGGCCAGAGGACACAGCAGGTTTACAGGTACAAACCCAGGGTCAGTCCacccagtgaccagaggacacagcaggtttacaggtacaaacccagggtcagtccgcccagtg
Coding sequences:
- the LOC139273704 gene encoding zinc finger protein 664-like encodes the protein MDTRTMEKLWECGDCGKRFNYPSELEKHRRSHTAKRLFICSVCGDRFTQSSHLMGHQRIHTGERPYTCTVCGEGFTCYSNLLTHQRVHTGNRLFTCSECGEEFTCSSNLLTHQRVHSGKRPVTCSVCGEGFARSSHLLTHQRVHTREKPFTCSECGKGFTESSQLLIHQRVHTGERPFTCSVCGKGYVRSSNLVRHQRVHK